TATAGTTTGCTTGTCGCTTTCTAGCTGGACGGATTGGTATAATACTGAGTTTTCCTTACTTCCTGAATGTATCAATACTTTCTGAAACTTTTCAAAGATACGCTGTTATGAGGGTATTTTACGTTATTTGAGAAATAATCTAAAAAtgtctgaaataatttttaattcaatccataaaacaaaaaaatgtattttaaaaattcatttcaaaTTGAATTCTATGAATTTGTAAATTGATAGTAAAATACGTAGACAGAGAACTCCATCTACGGTAAAACGTACTAATGCCCTACATGACGTCATTAGAGCGGTAAATACTAGTGCCAGCGacttattaatgtaaattaaaaatcttattttcttagcattgcaaatattattaattttgccgATAATAATCACTGACAACAACTGGAGTGCGTActtatagtaaaaataaaaaaaaaaaaatatctttggtTCGTCTAGCTAAAAAGCGACAGGCTAAGAGCGTTGGTCAATTTCGAATCTTGTCATCTTGATCAAGGTGCCCCTTGACCCCAAACCGCTGGTAACTGTCTCTGTTCTTGGCCCCATGCTGGAACTCGGCCTGGATCCGGGGTAATCTACCTTGGAGAAGGCAGGGAGCCCCGAGGGTCTGCTCTGGAGTCCGCCAGCGACACTTGGCTTAGCACCGTTCGTGTGTTGCTGAAGCTGTATCCGTGACGCTCGTTCCATTTCTCTAAAAGAATGGGCAACTAGTTATTCAAGTATCGTATTATAATCTTCGGCacatttatttagtaattacaCACTAACGACCTTACTTATAAACATGGAGTAGGCTTTAAGCCTCAAATTCCTTTAAAGTAAAGTGTACTTTAAACAGTAGACATTAGACCCACTTTACTTTTAGATAATTGAGTCTTAAACCACACTGTCTCTACGTATAGGAATATGGGGTAGAGGACCCTTAGCATGAGATGCGCGCCAAGAGGTAATGCTATAGTTTTTGTCAACATAATATCACTTTCTCTTTTATCTTTTGAAAAGGCAAACGAGAGATCGATATGTAGACGAAATTTGGTTGGTTGGCACCGTAATGATCACAACCTATCAGGTGTTATCAACCGGGGTCGACGACTAAACGCACTCTAACACCAATTCTAAAGGTAATATTAACTAAATAGTATCTAACTATAACATTTTTGAATATAgtaattaatgatgataatgaataaattaaaagaaaaataagccATGCATATAAAAATCGAaatcaaacaaactatcaaTAACTGAGTGAATTTCAAAACTGAGTATTTAAATTGAAaccttatttattatactaattgCCTACAAGTTTTAATATAGAATTCGAACGGCAAAATAAATTCACCTAAAACAACCACACCAAAAATGAGTTAGACAAAGACCGAAATCATGACCATGATATGATGACAGAGCTTCAGGTTCTGATATCACTGAAGAAacacaatatataatatatacataaatataatgtaataataaccaagCCACACCAAGCAAGAATCAAAATACCAACGACAACTTCAAATTCTAATGTTAAGATACCAAGCAGATATGAAAGTTTAAGTTAAGAGGCGAACGAAAACGTGCgcttcagtttttttttctgcaGGTGATGATTTACTTGGACCGTTGGTAAGAGGACTTTTCAACTTTCGCGCTGTTCTTAAAAAAAGCAAGTAACATGAAAAACGTGGAACAACACCAAGCATAATGTATCATTATGCTTacaaaaaagattccgacgttTATATAGATGTAAACAAGTGACCCCAAGCCACACCAAGTAGGTAACAGGAGAGTAAGCAATGCTACCTTTAAGTTCTGATATAGGAGATGCACGTATTAGACCTGCGTTCCGGGTACTCCAAAAATAGAGCACATCACCAAGCATTTAACGGACCTACCAAGAATATTTGACGATGATTGTTAATATAATCCACACAAGCATCAACGTTTGAGGACTCCGACATTCCTTTAGATGTACAACTCATATACTCAATACCTTCAAGTTATGATATAGGAGGCGAACGCAGACGTGCGCTCAGATTTCTTGATTTGGCATGCGGGCAATAATGGAAATACACCATCAAATATAAATCGCCATAAAAACAGCAGAACACCAATCATATAAGCAAACTTACCAAGTATCTTACAAGCATCAATGTTCGATGTCGCAGATGCTCCTAAATGTTAACTGAGTCACAACTCACAATAAGCCACACCAAGCAGGAAACAGGAGAGTAAGCAATGATACCTTCAAGTTCTGATATAGGAGGCGAACGCAGACGTGCGCTCCGGTTTCTTGATGTGGCATGCGGGCGATGATGGATACGCACCGCTGGTGAGGCCCGACAGACGCGAGAGCGGGCAGCAGAGGGCGGCGGCGTATGCTGCGCGGTACTGCGCGTTCATTATCACGTAGATGATCGGGTTCACGCACGCGCTCGCGTACAGGAGGAGGTAGCCGGCTATGTGGAATACTGAAATAAGGagaataagtattaaaaagcctcatcatcatcatctcttaATGTCATCCCCTTAACGAAGTCCATCAGTATGCGAAAAGCTTTCCTGTCTTTCACAATGCGCTTTAGTTGTGGGAAGTCGAGTAATCGAGTTTTGATAAACTATGGCGTGTTGTAGAAAACAGAGGGGACCGTAAAGACATCGTCAGTTGCTTTGGTCGTTCCGTTCGTAACAGATGGGTATGAAAGTTTGTCTGCATTAGATTTagatatattcatcatcatcagtatcagccgatgtacgtccattgctggacataagGCTCTTGAGCCAGCGGTTCCCCGTCATTGGTGTCATTGGTGTACCTCGTCttagtaaatatattaatagGAATTATCATTTGAGGAAAGAGAGGAATGAATAAATAAGTTTGCGATCAGTGTTTAATTTTCTTCTACTAGTATTCTCATAGACGgctaaaaagtaatttttgcggccaaaatataagttttaaaagttgaaatttaaagaAACTTTTCAATGTTAAAACATGTTTCGTTTAATACCGATTTACTTTGATTTGTAGTTTGATCAAATTACAGTGGATACTATAATTTCGCCGAAGAAAACTAACGTCTTTCTCACAGTATAACTAGTAggtggacttcatactaaaggtcgcaacgtgagctatacctacgcaactcgtacgtggggtgatcgtggggtgaagaccgttgcgactgtgccgcggtgacgaacgcagtgtattggattgtttaattatgacgactaggaaaaaagttattatttttataaagtttgattaatattttgtattctaaaggcataatttaaaatatatatatatatatatatatatatataaataaatgcttcaatgattttgtgtaaataggtaaatcacgtaaacggtaatataatattattaaataattatttattaacttctttaatcaggttgttttctttgattattatgtaatacatagatttaaatcttatgacatgtatgttttgtatacctgtattttaatgtaataaaaaagttaagtaaagaagttgtttgaatttaacaacattattgtgttgctcatactttaatgtatttgaataaaaagagtaaagagccagctgatattaatatacctatccagatttttttattaaactactagcgaacccggtcaatctcaatttgtttttgtagttccttccctacatgccaagtcaggatcaattttttatcgtctattctatagtgtgggagTATCGTTaatggtatttttgtgcattacataagggattaaagtgctaacataatctacggaaccctacactgcgcgtggcccgacacgcacttgaccgattttttattatttgatcacctagtgtggtggtaatacctagatggcatcaccaaaataaatatatgaaggtccttcaagatcattgattagtatcagccttatttaaatctaccaatcaaaaaacaacacgcattttattgatcacttcctattttactacaatttacaaagtattttatttgtttatttaaaaaaaagtatatttacaataacaaaactaaatggaaacacaaagttggcaaatgtaattaaaatgctgaaggcgggcagccctattaCATGTTTACgtgccgcgcggctgtaggtatttatttcaaaaatacggccgagttattatactgcttgttatatctactgtgtctttctggtccgctagtttaccgatattttgaaaattctttttttgttttgtagggtatacttccagggtggtcccatttttttcatgtcaggatctgatgatggcatcctggagaaattgaggagaactttcgaaagttgtagagacggctagtacgtttgttagtgtttccataaggtattttaaaccactacaactttatgaaggtttggagttggtctgatgatggagccgaaacataGACGAtagaactcgtcaaggatttacagcagtcaccttttgtttgggtttgattaatttgtattgatgagttttttccacctatatgggttgtgactgtattaagggtctggtgatgaagacgagggacagtgaagagaactcctcgacggttcacagtagctaccttgtgtttggacttgataaatttgtattgatgagaactttccacctagaaggattgtgactgtattaagggtctggtgatgaagacgagggacagtgaagagaactcctcgacggttcacagtagctaccttgtgtttggacttgataaatttgtattgatgagaactttccacctagaaggattgtgactgtattaagggtctggtgatgaagacgaagcacagtgaagagaactcctcgacggctcacagtagctaccttgtgtttggacttgataattttgtattgataagaactttccacttagataggttgtgactgtacacacgcagtgggtatgctaacactaaaaataaaaaaataaaaattttaataaaaaaattcaaccgacttccaactcaaaaaatgactttaactaaaaagcaaaaaataacatcttacctatgtgctaccttctgatcagtttgaaggcggtgccaagccagtgtcgtgttttaattaaagctgtttctggaataaccacagaaattttgtagtttaaacgtatttaattaaaacatcactggcttggcaccgccttcaaactgatcagaaggtagcacataggtaagatgttattttttgctttttagttaaagtcattttttgagttggaagtcggttgaatttttttattaaaatttttcacatTAGGATTCCGAGTCGTAAATAAATAGTAGATAGGATTAAAGTGGTATTTTGCTTCCTCGGGTGACACCTACACGCGTGCCTACAGCACCGGAAGTTATTGTCTCGTGCATACTCCTGTGTAGGTGTTTTGatcaatttgaattttgatcAAGCCTTGGCCTTTACTAGACTAGGTATATTGGATTTTTAACATTGCTTCGGCGGGTTATTTGAATCTCAAAATGTAAAAGgtagcaaataataataatattaaaaatacgctGTTTAATTACGCAACtgtttctttacaagtttttaaaattttcagtcaTGATTAGGAAATTTTATGCCGCAAAATTCCTTCCATGATAACCGAAAAATTCAAATGGTATTTAAATATGTTAGCTggagtaaagaaaattattatcctCCTTCTTATAGTCCTCGTGACATATCAGCATTAGAGGAATtgccaaaaatataaaatgaggacaatttaattgatttttttgataatgtaGTAAATAGTTCATCTACGGCCTTCCATAACTTTTTGAAATTTCACTAACTTACTATGTaacttacagttttaaaatattcgaTTGTTGATCTCCACTTTAACCCTTAGTTTCTTCagctgttaataaaaaaaaaacgtttccAAATCGGCTCATCGATTCGgggttaggtacctactttaaatgactttacaaatatttaacagATAACTTACCAGGATAATGTACGTGACTATCAGCGACTTTTGCGATAGTGATGGGAAGATAGCAGACAAGGAATGAGAGGAAGATTGCCAGGACCATCTTCGTTATCCTCCACTCGTTACGACGTGCTTTGGTTTCTCTCGTATCCTTAATCGTTGAACGCTTGTCACTGCCATTGTTGAGGGTCCCGGGGATGTTGTGTTGGGAGCGTTGGTGTTCACGCATTCTTTGCTCCgaactgtaaataaataaatacataatacgtCTTCATCTATACTAGTACtgatctatactgatattatagaGAGCTAaattttgtggtgttgtaggaatctctggatttactgaagcgattttgaaaattctctacATCAGAGAAAGCCATTTTATTGGTAAGTGTCATAGGTTTCCGACTTATTATAACCAGAGCATCTTTAAGAcagatataggtacatatacgaATAACAAAAGGTCAAATACATGAACCTCCCTTCAGGCCTTGAGGTCGAGGAAATACTATGTTCTTACCTGACCGAAGCCAGGAAAgaacacaatatttttaaatagtatttttagacAAGTGCTTGCAAGAAATGTGGGTAGAAATGTAACGCtatataactttaataaagGTAAGTACATACACCTCCAAAATTAAAAGTCAAAGGATCACCGTGCCTGTTAGACGGTCTCGTAAAAGTATCCTAATAAAACGTACCAAAAATGTTTCAATGTCCAGATGGACCTTTTTTATTTGACCACAAAATAAGCATTTGTCGCCTGACCCCCATAGATACGAAGGTATACAATTTTATGGCCCCGTAAAACctaaatatagtataaaaatgTCAACCCCCTATTTGTTCTTGCCATAAAGATAAGGAACACGCTTCAGGgcataaaacattaattttgaaGCACGCATTCAGAACCCGAATACTCAACATTCATTAGTTGAACTAAATTCCTAAGGTTTCAGATGCTTAAGCATATCGTTTTATGATTGAAGATGGGTAGAGTAAGTGTATTAAAAGCACATTACCAAGTTTCCGGTACGCTCTCGGCATACGACTCTTCAAGTAACGAGGTATGTTACAAAGTTTCGTAGAACCCAAgtatttcaattttcattacGGATGGCGTGGCAAACGTTTAGGAGTTTTGCGGAagtattttatacttttgtTATAAACATGTTATGGAAACTTACCTGCTTGAATAAAATtgcttgaataaaattattgtgaattattttattgaggATGGGAGGTAACTAAATGTAAAATGCATCTtgtgccatattttttatgttgATTATGTGATGATAGAACgagagcatttttttttataaaacgttTGTCAATCCATGCTCCTGGTAGGTAAGTACGGCAAGCAAATCTAATGACATTTCACACCTTAAAATCAGTAGAATGGACTGTAGAGCATGCCAAACAAATAACTCAAGTAAAGATCAGAATTCTCAAGTAAAGATCAGAAAACAGGGAATAGAGAAGACTCTCTATTCCCTGTTTTTTAATGTCGAGTATAAGTTTTAATATTCTTTCCTACTAACATTAATAATGataagtatttatttgaaataattatataattacctGTGCACAACCCAGAATATTCTTGCGTAGCAGATGAAGATCAGGAGCGCAGGAACGATGAAGGCTATCACGAAGAGAGCGGTCTTCGCCGAACGACCGTTTTCGTCCGGCACTATGGAACACGTGCCTAGCTCTTGATCGTAGTCGAATTTACCTGTGAAATTACAACatgaaaatttgttaataataaaaaaaatatttctgttaaATACCTTATATTCAGTGAAAGTTCAAGTTAAATATCTGCTTCTTTTTGTAAAGGATAGGCTGGCGCTTGGAAAGCGGTTATGCGGTTTAGGTGGGTGCGCGCTTACATAGAAGATGCTTCATTCTTgttcttgctttgaaggtgtttaaattgtaAGAGTCCGGAAACACAAACGCTGGAAGGGCATCCCAAATTGTTGCTGTGCGAATAAGAAATGTGGATGTAAAACGTTTAGTACGAGTTGCCTGAATATTTACAACGTAAGGATGCCATCGTTCGCTGCggcttgctgttctgtggtagaatggggaAGGAGGAACAAGATGGTGAAGTTCCTTCACACTCACCGAAGTGTATTCGGTAAAAAAACCAATAGATAAGCAACATAAAACCTGCATTAATTAAGCAGCAAGCGGACCATATTTGGTTTTTTCGGTTTATACATATTTGTCATCATTATCTGCTCATTTTAATAGCCTAACGGGTTGGTGTGCTAAGACTAAAGACTAAGTCCTGGATTCCAGTCCCAGGTATCGAATCCAGGACAAGGACATCGTGATCTCAATCCACAGGAGAACAATGGGGTTGTTTATTCGTAAATGGGCCCCATAAATTGCAATTGGGGGTTTTATGTTGGCATATTTAAACACGCAAGTAATTATCGTACCTTTgctatcataataatttattatagggTTTTGTTTCGACAATTTCAGGCAATGTAATTCGAGTAATTAAAGTCATTTAATAAATTCTCAAGATGTTTTAtgcttaagagtgtgcaatatgtaatttggtggttacaaatggttctaaATCTGAGATTCTGgtaaagttaggagcctgatatttgggtaaatgatatttcaaagtgttagcttcgttatgactatacaaaatacacaatttgtaaaacttttctcgatagtttatttttttgaaaaatacatgttttgctcacattttgctttcaatctcaggaaaagcaaacttattttcttaaatttttgttttgtat
This sequence is a window from Bicyclus anynana chromosome 16, ilBicAnyn1.1, whole genome shotgun sequence. Protein-coding genes within it:
- the LOC112052502 gene encoding G-protein coupled receptor moody isoform X3 encodes the protein MADADIFNFTEQNGNVQQSELSKFSTTLLTFAAIVTGVIMVIGLFGNLLTVVALLKCPKVRNVAAAFIISLCIADFLFCAVVLPFAISGFWTRTWSHGGALCKMVPFLRYGNVGVSLLSIALITLNRYIMIAHHSWYARVYRKYNIALMIVFSWMFSYGMQIPTLIGVWGKFDYDQELGTCSIVPDENGRSAKTALFVIAFIVPALLIFICYARIFWVVHSSEQRMREHQRSQHNIPGTLNNGSDKRSTIKDTRETKARRNEWRITKMVLAIFLSFLVCYLPITIAKVADSHVHYPVFHIAGYLLLYASACVNPIIYVIMNAQYRAAYAAALCCPLSRLSGLTSGAYPSSPACHIKKPERTSAFASYIRT
- the LOC112052502 gene encoding G-protein coupled receptor moody isoform X2, producing MADADIFNFTEQNGNVQQSELSKFSTTLLTFAAIVTGVIMVIGLFGNLLTVVALLKCPKVRNVAAAFIISLCIADFLFCAVVLPFAISGFWTRTWSHGGALCKMVPFLRYGNVGVSLLSIALITLNRYIMIAHHSWYARVYRKYNIALMIVFSWMFSYGMQIPTLIGVWGKFDYDQELGTCSIVPDENGRSAKTALFVIAFIVPALLIFICYARIFWVVHSSEQRMREHQRSQHNIPGTLNNGSDKRSTIKDTRETKARRNEWRITKMVLAIFLSFLVCYLPITIAKVADSHVHYPVFHIAGYLLLYASACVNPIIYVIMNAQYRAAYAAALCCPLSRLSGLTSEKWNERHGYSFSNTRTVLSQVSLADSRADPRGSLPSPR
- the LOC112052502 gene encoding G-protein coupled receptor moody isoform X1, with product MADADIFNFTEQNGNVQQSELSKFSTTLLTFAAIVTGVIMVIGLFGNLLTVVALLKCPKVRNVAAAFIISLCIADFLFCAVVLPFAISGFWTRTWSHGGALCKMVPFLRYGNVGVSLLSIALITLNRYIMIAHHSWYARVYRKYNIALMIVFSWMFSYGMQIPTLIGVWGKFDYDQELGTCSIVPDENGRSAKTALFVIAFIVPALLIFICYARIFWVVHSSEQRMREHQRSQHNIPGTLNNGSDKRSTIKDTRETKARRNEWRITKMVLAIFLSFLVCYLPITIAKVADSHVHYPVFHIAGYLLLYASACVNPIIYVIMNAQYRAAYAAALCCPLSRLSGLTSEMERASRIQLQQHTNGAKPSVAGGLQSRPSGLPAFSKVDYPGSRPSSSMGPRTETVTSGLGSRGTLIKMTRFEIDQRS